The sequence ttagatGACTTCTAAATTATAGAGTAAACAATATACAATGACATAGTATTCttttacatttaaataaataaatataaatagaaacatgaaatataaaatgaattattcaaagcattttaaatataataataatgataccattttttttttctacttgagttttttgttgtttagaTATATGGTTTATGTTAGTTGTGGCCTCCCAAATAAAACTTTTTGGATCCGCCATTGACTTTCTGTCCCCCATTCAGTGTATAACTATCACGACTCTTTCGAGATATGGGTCCCTATTGTTTCTCACATCATGTCATTAATTGTCACAGGCAAAGAACGTACCTATCCCAAGTGACGAAGCTCCACCAGCGCCAAAACCAGATGTCAAGCCGCAGCCCTCAAAAAGGCATGTTACTGGACCAAAAATATAGAGGGAACTTTGTTAATAATTACTTGATGTTATAAATatgcttaaataatagtatattacaacaaattcttgttctttttttactgaacaaaattatatttgaatggAAGGTGGATCATCTTCCTCAATATGATTAATGCATGGTctatattattatatgaatGAGAAgattgttataatttttatgattatttttttagaataagatTGTTAAAATTACGGGGTGCCAGAACAGTGTTCAGCTACTTTTTATGACTCAAAGCATGTAAAATGGGAATCCTTGATAAATTATTGGAACCATATttagaattaaataaaaaaaaacctcgaGTAATGAAGTGTTTGGAGCTCTTTAATGACAAAACTAAACCTTGACCACATGGTAACTGAAATTAGTCTCGAAGTTATACCAATGTTCTTCCAATTTCAcatatttcttcattcattcattgTGTCATTTTGCTTATTAAGTTAGACAATGAACTTTCTTAAAAACCACTTGTAAAAGAGTAATATTAGGAATACTACAAATGTTACTACaaaaactttataaattgatggaaaaatgctaaagtcaCAAATTGATATATCACCAATCactaaaaatataattcaacattaatttattatgtaaTTTAAGTAATACTAATTACATTCATTGTTAAGCCACTTTCTAAgtcttttataataaataaaaaaatttgtaaccatTACAACACtttcctttttaaaaagaatttttatttttattttttaatttcacaaaCAGAGAAAACAACGCAAAATAAAGTTATCAAAtacggaatgatgtttttctacttttatttattggtttatataaaataaaagtataaaaccattgaaataaaccattttaaaagTTAGTCATTTTATGAAAACACAATCAAACTGAAATAATTCTTAGATATAGAGTTTTATAACATATTTTGCTTATATTGCTGATAACTCATctaattttctttctcttttatttgtttcagataatatttattctttcaacaaaataaaaatgtttacttttcactcaatataaaatacaaaattttgttttgtgcaGCCCAAAACGCTCTCAATCTCGACTACAAAGGTAAGGCTTCTCCCTTATTGACTCATTGGCATTGCTATGGATTATTTTGCACTTTAGCCACCTAACAATTCACTCAAACCAATTTAACTGACTTTTCAGGTTGTTTGGATCTTAAATTGCACCTCAAGCCTTCAGACATTGATGTTGCATGTAATTACAGTGTTGTGTCTTCATAAAGTTCCATTTCTTTTTaacatttgtaattaaaattattgGGTAATGATTGAGAATTGGAGAACTGGGTTTTATGATATAAACCAGTTCTAAGTGTGTATGAACCAGATATTGTAAATGtgactcttttaatttttataaaacattctattaatttatttcttctGTTGAGATCAATTTCTTGTTGCTGAGATGTTTTACACTGTTATTATTGATGGCTTAATTTGGTCAATATAGGTGACAGATTCCTAGCAATCCCAAGTAATCACACATATTATGTGAGAAATCTCATAAGACTATCTCGTAACATTCTATTTTAACTAAATGGTTTTAtcccttctaaaaaaaaaaaaatttcatatgtATAGCCATCATTTGTAATGGGGCATGCATGTTCGTTTTGGATCCTTATTCCTTAACTCCTTATCCCTAGGTATTTCAAGAGACCAATAATTTCCATTTGCATAGACATCTCACTTGACTTAATTGATGCTCTTCACATCATCACGGTTGGCTCAAGAAAGTTCGAGGCCTGAGGCAACAATTTTAAGtggatttttttaagtattatttatttaatttatatatacacacgtatatgtattaaaagaattcatttttcttactttttaatatgcaaattactaattaaattttaaataagtttttctAATGTCtagatttcaattgaaaatatgactaattcacttagtttgctttttttaatatgattgattttaagtataatttaaaaatttttaatttgaaaaactaTATTTCAGTTGTATTATTTCATTAtgttataactattttttttgaaagattttaCATATAAGTTTTATCTTATATtcttaataacaaatttatttagAGATCTTATGTGAGATTCAATTCAACTTCTCTATTCGATGCCAAAAGCCTTGTAACTAAATTAGCACCTCCCCATGCACAAAAtgcttgggggtctagggggAAAGGGTTCGAGGTGCGAGATTAAcagtatgttgtaattatttctcaaaaaaaaaaaaaaatcaacttctctattcttctctcattttttttcctttaagtttttcatatcgaGAATGATATTTCTAATgtagatttataattttaaaaaaattaacaaataaaagaaaaactatctacaacttaaaatgataatatgacaaaaataaaataaactttaaagCGAATAACATAATCTACTTTATCAAATGCATTACAACTtcatttagggtctgtttggatactgcttattattgaaaactaaaaatactgtagtaaaataatttttaaatatgtgaatagtactatGAGAcctaattttaaagttatttttgtgaaaaaaaaaaaaagtacttgcaACCCCATAAACAATACACAGGACCCACCCAAAAAACGTTGGACGCCTGCTATCCAAACAATAACTTAATAACATAATCACGTAACAATCTTcttggagagagaaagattatGTGTCATGTTAAAGATTTGATGGTTAACATTGACAAATcgagaaagagacaaaaaaaaataaaataaaataaaattttaagtcttTATAGTAAATTTTAAAGACATATCATATGGGCCCATCATAGGCAATATCTAAAGTGCCGACTGTATATTCGTGTGGCCCTTACCTTGCTGCTTTTTGTGAATATTTTTGtacaaccaattttttttttaataaaaatttaaaacttcgTTTTTGtaggtacaaaaaaaaaagaaaaagaaaaaaaaaaggccatagTATGGTCGCATGTCACGTGATCCATTCCAAACGGTCTATCCACAGGGAAAGTAAGTAAGTAAAAAGGACCGGTAGTTCCGCTAGTGCATTGTGCTAAAGTGCaaccaacaaacaaacaactcTTTCGCTAATTTGCGGTTCTCCTTTCCTCCCTCCTCTTTCCCAAACCGTTTTTCACACCCAATCCAACCCCTAAAATCTCTAGTACCATTCGACAAAGTCGGCATAACTTTAATGCGATAAAATGTGAGCGgttgaggaaaaagaaaaaaaaaaaaaaaaggagaatctATATGAAAATAATAGGGAGCCGATTGTACATTGCCACGTAAAATAATTATAGAGAAGTTATAATAATAGTTGTAGTTCTAGAAATAATCAACCTAATTCAATCTAATTTtactcttttcattttttatatatttttttaatttttatcaaacatacaaaaaaaaagaaaagaaaattacatatCACCCATCCTTACCTAAACAAAAAGTTTCTCCTTAAAATTTAACCCATAAAAAACAGAGTGGTGTCGGGGTTTGTGTGAAGATGTCTAGCAGAGGAGCAGCCAGCAGCTCTGGGGGCCCCCAACTGGGGACTTCAGATTCATCCAAGAGGATTTCCAAGAAACCCAAATGTCtgtatttcttttcttgtcctttcttttttcttccattgTTAGAAATGCAATGCATCTTGATCTTCATTACATTACACATTGTGATTTCCAGTATTCCTATCCTATCTATGCCCCCAATGCCATTCATCTTTTCCCATGTTTTTCTCTATTCTCATTTCCACACATTTTTGTTTTCGAGTAATGTAATCTAATCTAGAATTTGATGAGCCATTTATCttgatgggtttttgtttttgttttttttttttaatcaaaaagtTTCTGTCTTTGCCATTGAAATCTCAAGGACCCAGATGTTGGATTCTGAACAATGTTTTCTAAGATTGGGTTTTAAACcttaaagtttgattttttaagaGATCAAAGTAAAATGGGGTTTTTAATCTATGTacacaacaaaatttcacaacatacTTACAACAACCTTGTATTGAGTTGTTGTGAAATGTTGTAAGATTTTATGATGGCCTTAGAAGAACTCTTTTTGATTTGCTAATCTTCTGCCaggaaatagtttttttttttatttttaatttatataattaaatgataGATGGTATTGTTTTGTTTACTGCAGATTCTAGGTTCACACAGCAAGAGCTTCCTGCTTGCAAACCAATTTTAACACCAGGATGGGTATAGCTGAACAAATATAtctctttaatctttatttgtttatttatttattcaattttacaTTGCTAGAGCTTTTTGTTTCACTTATGTTACTTTACATTCATcagctatttatttatttgttacaAATTTGGTTTTCAGGTCATTGCAACTTTCATCGCTGTTGGCATTGTCTTCATACCGATAGGCCTTGCTTCTTTATTTGCATCACAACGTGTAAAATATTTCtaatcctttttatttattcattattttgcatcaaaatctaGTAGTGTTAGCAATAGCAATGGGACCGATATTGAGCTTTGAGCATGAGGAAACTATGCTTTCTTTGTCTTGCAGGTTGTGGAAATTGTGCACCGCTACGATGAAGAATGTGTTCCTCCTATTTTTAGCGGCGATCAGCTTGCCTTTATTCAAAGTAGTATCACTAACAAGACGTGTACTAAGAATTTCACTGTTAGTTTTCATTTCCTTCACCACTCATGTGTTTGATATAGCTTACGCATTGGTTTTGCTTTACACATTATGCCTTATTATCTAATTCTAAATGCGTGCATTAATTGGATATTGTGCAGGTTCCAAAGCAAATGAAAGGTCCCGTCTATGTCTATTATCAGCTTGATAACTTCTATCAGAATCATCGTCGGTATGTTAAAATCACTGagcaaatattttatttattttatcaagtTAATGCGCTTGGAGGTATTATAGGAATTAAAACTTTAAACATCTTGCACTCATAATTAactgtttattttttctttttctgaaagTGGACCTTATCTTGGATGTGAATTACTGTTTCCAGATATGTTAAGAGTAGAAGTGATAAACAATTGCGAAGCAAAGCAGGTGAACTTGATATAAGTACCTGTAAACCTGAAGCTACAACAGGAAATAACTCTCCAATTGTTCCTTGTGGCCTTATTGCATGGAGTTTGTTTAATGACACATATGGGTTCTCAGTGAAAAACAAGGTGCTAAATGTCAGCAAAAAGAACATAGCTTGGAAAAGTGACCAAGAGCATAAATTTGGCTCTGATGTCtatccaaaaaattttcagaGTGGAGGTTTGATTGGGGGTGGCAAACTAAATGCGAGCATACCTGTAatacatcttcatcttcttccttgCTTGTTACATCTTTTCATATCCCcacccccaaattttttttttcctttttcgtTATCCCTTTTTCCTGGTTATGTCCTTGTTCTCGTATTTTgtattatattcttttatttgcaAAAGAAGATATAATTATGATTGGTTCTGCATGTAACAGTTGAGTGAACAAGAGGATCTTATTGTTTGGATGCGAACTGCGGCACTGCCAACTTTTAGAAAACTATATGGGAAGATAGAGACAGACCTTGAAGCTAATGATGAAATAACAGTAGTTATACAGAACAACTACAACACCTATAGTTTTGGTGGCAGAAAGAGGCTGGTTCTTTCAACCACAAGCTGGATTGGTggcaaaaatgattttttaggAATAGCATATCTTACTGTTGGTGGATTCTGCATTTTCTTGGCTATTGGCTTCTTACTTCTCTATGTGATCAAGCCAAGGTGAGGAAatggttcaaaaattttattagtcaCTATGCTCAGCTGAAGCTAGTTCCTGTTTTTGTTAAAGAAATTTCTGATTTAATTTTGTATAATGGAGAATATATGGTTGCTTAAACTGCCGTCTAGATTTTTTTAGGCTAATAGCAGCATGTTTAAATACCAAGTCCTCCCAAATTTTAGACGTCCATCAATGTTGATAAGCTTTTGGTATTTATCAACCCATATTAGTACTTGTACCTCCTTGTGTACTTTTCCTGATTTTGGGGGATGGCATGCAAAAATTTCTTGGAATCGTCCTCTTACTCAATTTCTTCAAAGGTGGTATCCACCCAGATCTAGGTTCCAACACCTGAAGGGTCCCACAAACAAGATGCAAGTATAAAACTTAAGCTGGTTCTTGTAAGGTGTCAATCCTGTCATTTTATTGGTCTTGTTGAAAACAGGCACTTAATCTGTGTGATTCATAGCCTAGTCAATGTTGAACTTGTACCTTTATCTGCCCTGGCATGTTCCACTATTTCTTCTTTTAcatttataaagaaaatcaaatatgatTCCACCCTGGTTCATACATTGATGATTAGAATGGTTCCTTGAATTGTAAAGCATAGGCCATTTGTTAAGTTGAGTCTGAATTTGTAATTGCTTTTTATGCAGGCCTCTTGGGGACCCAGCCTTCTTGTCTTGGAACAGAAACCCATCAGGAATAATGAATTAGGCTTAACTTTTTAAGATATGCTCTATCTCTCATGTGCAAATGTTTTACTATTAATGTTTTTACAAGGCTGAGCCTAATTTATGTTTGCAACATTCTAATTTGAGTGTATAGAAAGCCCTGCTGTTATcaatatttatcttttttagtTAGCAATGGCACTGTTTTAATTTGGTGATAGGATCagttttgttataatatttttcatcttACTTTATACTTTGTTTTCTCCAAAGCAAGTGGGATTACAGGTTTAAATTCAATTCCCTTTGGGTTGCCACAATGGGCATAGTTTGTGGACTATTGTGTGCATTCGTGATAATTAGTCTCAACTCAAATGGATTGCAAATATCCTAAtgt is a genomic window of Quercus lobata isolate SW786 chromosome 2, ValleyOak3.0 Primary Assembly, whole genome shotgun sequence containing:
- the LOC115976202 gene encoding ALA-interacting subunit 3-like is translated as MSSRGAASSSGGPQLGTSDSSKRISKKPKYSRFTQQELPACKPILTPGWVIATFIAVGIVFIPIGLASLFASQRVVEIVHRYDEECVPPIFSGDQLAFIQSSITNKTCTKNFTVPKQMKGPVYVYYQLDNFYQNHRRYVKSRSDKQLRSKAGELDISTCKPEATTGNNSPIVPCGLIAWSLFNDTYGFSVKNKVLNVSKKNIAWKSDQEHKFGSDVYPKNFQSGGLIGGGKLNASIPLSEQEDLIVWMRTAALPTFRKLYGKIETDLEANDEITVVIQNNYNTYSFGGRKRLVLSTTSWIGGKNDFLGIAYLTVGGFCIFLAIGFLLLYVIKPRPLGDPAFLSWNRNPSGIMN